A genomic segment from Aegilops tauschii subsp. strangulata cultivar AL8/78 chromosome 1, Aet v6.0, whole genome shotgun sequence encodes:
- the LOC109768999 gene encoding uncharacterized protein, producing MSDTAVITVAVDNSLIRKSRTNQWPGARKGLQTGTQSADGIESVMFTYRFMEERPGTYRTCHDRDPTTMFTDVQESEAGLSHSEHDAVNVPHGDEGQTRYGFARTADRELMACTPGGRGNAVLACPQAQLMASNQCFK from the exons ATGAGCGACACCGCCGTCATCACCGTCGCCGTCGACAACTCTCTCATCCGCAAGAGCCGCACCAACCAATGGCCTGGCGCCCGCAAG GGGCTGCAGACTGGCACACAATCAGCAGATGGGATTGAGAGCGTGATGTTCACGTACCGATTCATGGAGGAGCGGCCGGGCACGTACCGCACTTGTCACGACCGAGACCCGACCACAATGTTCACCGACGTGCAGGAAAGCGAAGCTGGGTTGTCCCATTCAGAACACGATGCAGTCAACGTGCCACACGGAGACGAGGGGCAGACCAGATACGGATTCGCTCGCACCGCCGACCGAGAACTCATGGCGTGTACCCCAGGAGGCAGGGGCAATGCCGTCCTTGCATGCCCTCAAGCACAACTCATGGCCAGTAACCAATGTTTTAAATAG
- the LOC109769000 gene encoding uncharacterized protein, with protein sequence MCDTVVITVAADNSLIGKSRANPWPGIRKVLQPATPPADGNESVMFTYRFMEEPTVSTDVQGTEAEPCAGGSACTSTDTVDSAVNALWTDEGWTADDCLRTTDREVLLYYGDGVGRAADVCQEAQLMAGNSVIYLNDEGPVERLLQWVAGICGGSGHACAEAQIMANNPYIYQNGLVHWLLR encoded by the exons ATGTGCGACACCGTCGTGATCACGGTCGCCGCCGACAACTCTCTCATCGGCAAGAGCCGCGCCAACCCATGGCCTGGCATCCGCAAG GTGCTGCAACCAGCCACGCCACCGGCAGATGGGAATGAGAGCGTCATGTTCACGTACAGATTCATGGAGGAGCCCACAGTGTCCACCGACGTGCAGGGAACCGAAGCTGAGCCGTGCGCCGGCGGCAGCGCATGCACCAGCACCGACACGGTAGACAGTGCAGTCAACGCGCTATGGACAGACGAGGGATGGACCGCCGACGACTGCCTGCGCACCACCGATCGAGAAGTCCTGCTGTACTATGGCGACGGCGTGGGCCGTGCCGCCGATGTGTGCCAAGAAGCGCAGCTTATGGCCGGTAACTCTGTTATCTACCTCAACGATGAAGGCCCGGTCGAGCGGCTCCTTCAATGGGTTGCAGGTATATGCGGGGGCAGCGGCCATGCCTGCGCCGAAGCGCAAATCATGGCCAATAACCCTTATATCTACCAGAATGGCCTGGTCCATTGGCTCCTCCGGTAG